A portion of the Zootoca vivipara chromosome 6, rZooViv1.1, whole genome shotgun sequence genome contains these proteins:
- the CBLC gene encoding E3 ubiquitin-protein ligase CBL-C encodes METLPGPSRLPRWISAHRTLEKALQGLAKLQHLVEQPRLGLRNSPPHLPFLLPQTHQHLRLVREHYGAGLAQLWEETYFRVFLTNLLEKIKQAMRLFKREKEEIFQEGSAARRNLTKLSLIFSHMVAELQALFPDGQDRGSTYQLSKPEAQTFWRETWGSRSLVSWSEFREGLDRVHPVDPGPMALALRSTIDLTCNGHISVFEFDIFTRLFQPWPTLLKNWTYLAVTHPGYMAFLTYDEVKARLQAYTNKPGSYIFRLSCTRLGQWAIGYVTEDGSILQTIPQNKPLFQALIDGRKEGFYLYADGKNANPDLAELMEVSSQNRIQVSQEQFELYCQVGSTFQLCKICAENDKDVRIQPCGHLLCRGCLNTWQLSEAHTCPFCRREIWGHEDILIDAFSYKEDNAGLEDEGDEGDLEDVEVVLQELAMMRQGKELQAANAVSSPCATPKLQTPPVPPRLNMQRQKKTPLPIPDYQASSSAHWMLHRPLPSLPQGSPPSAAPWDTLATSPFPGEQQLS; translated from the exons ATGGAGACGCTTCCCGGGCCGTCCCGGCTCCCTCGCTGGATTTCAGCCCATCGCACCCTAGAGAAAGCTCTGCAGGGCTTGGCGAAATTGCAGCACCTGGTGGAGCAGCCTCGCCTGGGCCTCCGCAACAGCCCCCCTCACCTGCCGTTCCTCCTGCCCCAGACACACCAACACCTGAGGCTTGTTCGGGAACACTACGGGGCAGGTTTGGCCCAGCTCTGGGAAGAAACCTACTTTCGGGTCTTCCTCACCAACCTGCTAGAGAAGATCAAGCAAGCCATGAGGCTCttcaagagggagaaggaagagatcTTCCAGGAGGGCTCGGCTGCCAG GAGGAATCTCACCAAGCTGTCCCTGATCTTCAGCCACATGGTGGCCGAACTGCAGGCTCTGTTCCCCGATGGGCAAGACCGCGGCAGCACCTACCAGCTCAGCAAGCCCGAGGCCCAGACCTTCTGGAGGGAGACGTGGGGTTCAAG AAGCCTCGTATCCTGGTCTGAATTTCGAGAAGGACTTGATCGTGTCCACCCTGTGGATCCCGGCCCAATGGCCTTAGCCCTGAGATCTACCATCGACCTCACCTGCAATGGGCACATCTCCGTATTTGAGTTTGACATTTTCACTCGCCTCTTTCAG CCTTGGCCGACATTGCTCAAGAACTGGACGTACCTCGCGGTCACGCACCCGGGATACATGGCTTTCCTCACCTACGACGAAGTGAAGGCACGCCTGCAGGCTTACACCAACAAGCCCGGCAG CTATATTTTCCGCCTGAGCTGCACCCGGCTTGGCCAGTGGGCCATCGGCTACGTGACGGAAGACGGGAGCATCTTGCAAACCATCCCACAGAACAAGCCCCTCTTCCAGGCGCTGATTGACGGGCGCAAGGAGGGATT CTATCTGTATGCCGACGGGAAGAATGCAAATCCGGATCTGGCCGAGTTGATGGAGGTGTCATCCCAAAACCGAATCCAGGTCTCGCAA GAACAGTTCGAACTCTACTGCCAGGTGGGCTccaccttccagctctgcaagatCTGCGCCGAGAACGACAAGGATGTCCGGATCCAGCCCTGTGGGCATCTCCTCTGCCGGGGCTGCCTCAACACGTGGCAG CTCTCCGAAGCTCATACCTGCCCCTTCTGTCGCCGGGAGATCTGGGGCCACGAAGACATCCTCATCGATGCCTTCAGCTACAAAGAAGACAATGCTGGCCTGGAGGACGAGGGGGATGAGGGGGATTTGGAAGACGTGGAGGTGGTGCTTCAGGAACTGGCCATGATGCGCCAGGGGAAAGAG CTCCAGGCAGCGAATGCTGTCTCATCTCCGTGCGCCACCCCCAAGTTGCAAACCCCGCCAGTGCCGCCTCGGCTAAACATGCAGAGGCAGAAGAAGACCCCCCTACCTATCCCTGACTACCAG gcctcctcctctgcccactgGATGCTTCATCGCCCCTTGCCAAGTCTCCCCCAGGGCAGCCCCCCTTCAGCAGCGCCCTGGGACACCCTGGCAACTTCTCCGTTTCCTGGGGAGCAGCAGCTGAGCTGA